A genomic stretch from Bacillus sp. N1-1 includes:
- a CDS encoding methionine biosynthesis PLP-dependent protein, whose product MSNNHYDTLLVQLGNKSDPQTGAVNPPVYFSTSYRHEGIGQSTGFDYSRTKNPTRSILESAVNELEHGDQGFAFSSGMAAIQSIISLFKTGDHILVSDDLYGGTYRLFAHAEKHFNLSFTYFDSQNIDSIAPLITPSTRAIFIENPSNPLMKLTDVEEIVTIANTYKLLSIVDNTLFTPLLQNPLLLGADIVIHSATKYLGGHNDVLAGLVIAKGEKLCAEIEQYQNGAGAVLSPFDSWLLIRGMKTLPLRLKQHEENARAIATYLRNHDAISDVFYPEKGGMLSFRLQSEAWIDPFLRNLKLITFAESLGGVESFITYPATQTHADIPEKIRLEKGVCNRLLRFSVGIEQINDLVKDLDQTLATFIEDGVRHDY is encoded by the coding sequence ATGTCAAATAACCATTACGATACGCTACTTGTTCAACTCGGTAATAAATCAGATCCACAAACAGGCGCTGTAAATCCTCCTGTTTATTTTTCCACTTCCTACAGGCATGAGGGAATTGGTCAATCAACAGGGTTTGATTATTCAAGGACAAAAAATCCAACTCGTTCGATTCTAGAGTCCGCAGTAAATGAACTCGAACATGGTGACCAGGGCTTCGCCTTTAGTTCTGGCATGGCTGCCATCCAATCAATCATATCTTTATTTAAAACCGGAGATCATATTCTCGTTTCAGATGACCTATATGGTGGCACCTATCGATTATTTGCTCACGCAGAAAAGCATTTCAACTTATCGTTCACCTATTTTGACAGCCAAAATATTGATAGCATCGCACCATTAATAACTCCGTCTACTAGGGCAATCTTTATCGAAAACCCTTCAAATCCACTAATGAAATTAACCGATGTTGAAGAGATTGTGACGATTGCCAACACATATAAATTATTGTCAATCGTAGACAATACGTTATTCACTCCTCTTCTACAAAACCCCCTTTTACTTGGAGCTGATATCGTTATTCATAGTGCAACGAAATACCTTGGGGGTCACAATGATGTGCTTGCAGGACTTGTTATTGCCAAAGGTGAAAAGCTCTGTGCTGAGATTGAACAATATCAAAACGGTGCTGGAGCGGTTCTTTCTCCGTTTGACTCCTGGCTCCTCATTCGAGGAATGAAGACATTACCTCTTCGACTAAAGCAACATGAGGAGAATGCTAGAGCTATCGCAACGTACTTAAGAAATCACGACGCAATATCGGACGTTTTTTATCCTGAAAAAGGCGGTATGCTGTCGTTTCGATTACAGTCTGAAGCATGGATTGATCCATTTCTAAGGAACTTGAAACTGATTACCTTTGCGGAAAGCCTTGGAGGCGTTGAGAGCTTTATTACTTATCCAGCCACACAAACACACGCCGATATCCCAGAAAAAATCAGACTAGAGAAAGGTGTTTGTAATCGACTTCTCAGGTTTTCCGTGGGAATTGAACAAATCAATGATTTAGTGAAAGATTTGGATCAAACGCTAGCAACTTTCATAGAGGATGGTGTGCGACATGACTACTAA
- a CDS encoding PstS family phosphate ABC transporter substrate-binding protein, translating into MKFKGIMLMVVMSMVMIFAAACGNNSGNTNSGGEASGEEVSGEVLMDGSSTVFPIMEAVAEEYASVQPDVKVSVGVSGSGGGFEKFSAGETDMSNASRPIKEEETAALEEAGIDFTEFEIAKDGLSIVVNSENDWVDQLTIDDLKKIWLGEATMWSDVNPEWPEEKIELFSPGTDSGTYDYFNEVVLEDEQMVKEATLSEDDNVLVNGVTGSKNGMAFFGYAYYLENKDRLNVVPIVNGDGEAVEPNAETIQDGTYEPLSRPLYTYVKHSAVEENPAVYDFTKYALENAGEMAEAVGYVALPEEKYTEAMDKLNEIAGK; encoded by the coding sequence ATGAAGTTCAAGGGCATTATGCTTATGGTAGTTATGTCGATGGTAATGATTTTCGCAGCAGCTTGCGGAAATAACTCCGGTAACACAAACAGCGGCGGAGAAGCTTCTGGTGAAGAAGTATCTGGCGAAGTTCTAATGGACGGATCTTCTACAGTATTCCCGATCATGGAAGCAGTTGCTGAAGAATATGCTTCTGTACAACCTGATGTAAAAGTTAGTGTAGGTGTTTCTGGTTCTGGTGGTGGATTTGAGAAATTCTCTGCTGGTGAAACAGACATGAGTAACGCTTCTCGTCCAATCAAAGAAGAAGAAACAGCCGCACTTGAAGAAGCTGGTATTGACTTCACAGAATTTGAAATTGCAAAAGACGGTCTTTCTATCGTTGTTAACTCTGAGAATGATTGGGTAGATCAGCTTACAATTGACGACCTTAAGAAAATCTGGTTAGGCGAAGCAACAATGTGGAGCGACGTTAACCCTGAATGGCCTGAAGAAAAAATCGAATTATTTAGCCCTGGTACAGATTCTGGAACGTATGACTACTTTAATGAAGTAGTACTAGAAGATGAGCAAATGGTAAAAGAAGCAACACTTTCTGAAGATGACAATGTACTTGTAAATGGTGTAACTGGTTCTAAAAACGGTATGGCATTCTTCGGTTATGCTTACTACCTAGAAAATAAAGATAGACTTAACGTTGTTCCAATCGTTAATGGTGACGGTGAAGCTGTAGAACCAAATGCAGAAACAATCCAAGATGGAACATATGAACCACTTTCTCGTCCGCTATACACTTATGTGAAGCACTCTGCAGTAGAAGAAAATCCTGCTGTATATGATTTCACTAAATATGCACTTGAGAATGCTGGTGAAATGGCTGAAGCTGTAGGGTACGTAGCTCTTCCTGAAGAAAAGTATACAGAAGCTATGGATAAGCTAAACGAAATCGCTGGTAAGTAA
- a CDS encoding MFS transporter has product MKVIKHMIGEIEVTKDLLLLLTIGGLYALSIALSNTFVNVYLWKQSGEFADIGIYNLSAVISQPLTFILAGRWAKKMDRVIVLRIGVIFLALFYITVLSLGQNASHLLVLLGSLLGIGFGFYWLAFNVLTFEITEPETRDFFNGFLGLLTSFAGMIGPIFAGVIISSLEAFTGYKVIFGVSLALFFAAVILSFFLERRSAKGNFSFTRIFQERKANADWLNILHAHFFQGIREGTFIFIIVVLVFITTESELAIGTFGLVNSAVSFLAYYLATRLIKPRFRKKAILYGGIILYASVFLLVTDLTFARLLMYGICISLAYPLLLVPYISLTYDVIGKAWNAAEMRIEYIVVREVYLNLGRIVSILLFLLTVSLFNDEKSIPILLLIVGAGHTFIYLFVRKLRSAPATVAEPSPDPLQ; this is encoded by the coding sequence ATGAAAGTGATAAAACATATGATTGGTGAGATAGAAGTAACAAAAGATCTGTTGTTATTGCTAACAATCGGTGGTTTATATGCCCTGAGCATTGCACTTTCAAATACGTTTGTGAATGTGTATTTGTGGAAGCAATCCGGAGAGTTTGCTGATATCGGTATATACAACCTTTCCGCTGTAATTAGCCAGCCGCTTACCTTTATTCTTGCAGGCAGGTGGGCGAAGAAAATGGATAGAGTGATCGTCTTACGAATAGGCGTCATTTTTCTAGCCCTCTTTTATATAACGGTCCTTTCTTTAGGTCAAAATGCGAGCCATTTATTGGTCTTACTTGGCTCGTTACTTGGGATTGGGTTTGGCTTTTATTGGCTGGCGTTTAATGTGTTAACATTTGAAATTACGGAGCCTGAAACGCGGGATTTCTTTAATGGGTTTCTCGGCTTACTAACTTCTTTTGCCGGTATGATTGGTCCGATTTTTGCGGGTGTGATTATTTCAAGTCTCGAAGCATTTACAGGATATAAGGTAATTTTTGGAGTTTCACTGGCCTTGTTTTTTGCAGCCGTAATCTTAAGTTTCTTTCTTGAACGACGGTCTGCTAAAGGCAACTTTTCATTTACCCGAATTTTTCAAGAAAGAAAAGCGAATGCCGATTGGCTAAATATTTTGCACGCGCATTTTTTTCAAGGGATAAGAGAAGGTACTTTTATTTTCATTATCGTCGTACTTGTTTTTATTACGACGGAAAGTGAACTTGCTATCGGTACATTTGGACTTGTAAACTCCGCAGTTTCCTTTTTAGCGTATTACTTGGCGACTCGTTTAATAAAACCAAGGTTTCGAAAAAAAGCAATCTTATACGGGGGGATAATTCTTTATGCATCTGTATTCTTACTTGTAACAGATCTAACATTTGCGCGATTGTTAATGTACGGTATTTGTATCTCTCTTGCTTATCCACTACTTCTTGTTCCGTACATTTCACTAACTTATGATGTCATTGGTAAAGCATGGAATGCTGCAGAAATGCGTATTGAGTATATAGTTGTTCGAGAGGTTTACTTAAACCTTGGTCGAATTGTATCAATCCTTTTATTCCTACTTACAGTGTCTCTGTTTAACGATGAAAAAAGTATTCCAATTTTGTTATTAATTGTTGGAGCGGGACATACGTTTATTTACCTGTTCGTAAGAAAACTTCGATCGGCTCCAGCGACTGTGGCAGAACCGTCTCCTGACCCATTACAATAG
- a CDS encoding DUF1189 domain-containing protein — protein sequence MNVFKQLYYSLFSPKMMARFRFQKLGKPILYVFLLMLLSSVPIGIITAVSFTNAYEDLKTHMGDLPEFTLDDGTLKSEQTEPLIKKEDGNTFIFDATDEIKPDDVDSYESAIAFLKDRIIVMDSGTRQEFNYSNFSSMTFTKQDVSELTQNLDNLLPIFIPLLIFVVYLFQTGLKFIGITVLATIGLLLKSLAGRKASYKQLWVLSVYSVTIPTLFFTIMALVKTTVPFGFLLYWFVAIMLLYLTIKEIPLPKKRVTNERPNSPE from the coding sequence TTGAACGTTTTTAAACAACTGTATTATAGCTTATTTTCTCCAAAAATGATGGCGCGATTCCGTTTTCAAAAACTAGGAAAGCCGATATTGTATGTGTTTCTCCTAATGCTACTTTCTTCTGTACCTATAGGGATTATTACCGCGGTATCGTTTACCAATGCTTACGAAGACCTTAAAACACATATGGGAGATTTACCTGAGTTCACTTTAGATGATGGCACGCTAAAAAGTGAACAGACTGAACCACTTATAAAAAAAGAAGATGGAAACACATTTATTTTTGATGCTACAGATGAAATAAAGCCCGACGACGTTGATTCCTATGAATCGGCTATTGCGTTCCTAAAAGATCGAATTATCGTAATGGATAGTGGGACAAGACAAGAGTTTAATTATAGTAATTTCAGCTCAATGACTTTTACAAAACAAGATGTAAGTGAACTCACACAGAATTTAGATAACTTGCTCCCAATCTTTATCCCACTCTTAATCTTTGTCGTCTATTTATTTCAGACTGGCCTCAAATTTATCGGAATTACCGTTCTAGCGACAATCGGTTTATTACTAAAGTCACTTGCGGGCAGAAAAGCATCTTATAAACAACTTTGGGTACTATCGGTTTATTCTGTTACGATCCCAACTCTTTTCTTTACTATCATGGCTCTAGTAAAAACAACCGTACCATTTGGATTTCTTCTCTATTGGTTTGTAGCCATCATGCTACTCTACCTAACCATTAAAGAAATTCCTCTTCCGAAAAAACGTGTAACGAATGAACGACCTAATTCACCTGAATAA
- a CDS encoding superoxide dismutase — protein MAKFELPELPYDYNALEPHIDEETMKIHHDKHHNAYVTKLNGALEGHEEHASKSLEELLGNLDALPEGIRTAVRNNGGGHANHSLFWQLLSPNGGGEPSGDLSEALKKKFGSFESFKEDFANAAAGRFGSGWAWLVVKGGELEVTSTPNQDTPVMEGVTPILGLDVWEHAYYLKYQNKRPDYISAFWNVVNWDEVAKRYEAAK, from the coding sequence ATGGCTAAATTTGAACTACCAGAACTACCTTACGACTACAATGCACTAGAACCACACATCGATGAAGAAACAATGAAGATCCACCATGACAAGCACCATAACGCATATGTAACAAAACTAAATGGTGCACTCGAAGGTCACGAAGAACACGCATCAAAAAGTCTTGAAGAACTTCTTGGCAATCTAGATGCGCTTCCTGAAGGCATTCGCACTGCTGTTCGTAACAATGGTGGCGGACACGCTAACCACTCACTTTTCTGGCAACTTCTTAGCCCTAACGGTGGTGGAGAGCCATCAGGTGATTTGAGCGAAGCGCTTAAAAAGAAATTTGGTAGCTTTGAAAGCTTTAAAGAAGATTTCGCTAACGCTGCTGCTGGTCGCTTTGGCTCAGGCTGGGCTTGGCTTGTAGTAAAAGGCGGAGAGCTTGAAGTAACAAGTACCCCTAACCAGGATACTCCAGTTATGGAAGGTGTTACACCAATCCTTGGATTAGATGTTTGGGAGCATGCTTATTACCTGAAGTATCAAAACAAACGTCCTGATTACATTAGCGCATTTTGGAATGTCGTTAATTGGGATGAAGTTGCTAAGCGTTACGAAGCAGCTAAATAA
- a CDS encoding DUF456 domain-containing protein — MDILFWCLIVASFIISFVGLIYPIIPAVLFIYVGFILYGVFYDFGSMTFSFWVIQVLLTILLFVADYASNLFGVKKYGGSKAAIWGSTIGLLVGPFIIPFAGIILGPFIGAVVAELLIHRKPFKESVQVGVGSLLGFLGGAVMKGVLQAIMITVFLVYVL, encoded by the coding sequence ATGGATATTCTATTTTGGTGTCTAATCGTTGCGTCATTTATTATCTCATTTGTTGGATTGATTTATCCGATCATTCCAGCGGTCCTGTTTATTTATGTTGGGTTTATTTTGTATGGTGTATTTTATGATTTCGGATCAATGACGTTTTCTTTCTGGGTTATTCAGGTATTGCTTACCATTTTATTATTTGTGGCAGATTATGCGAGTAATTTATTTGGTGTTAAAAAGTATGGAGGATCAAAAGCCGCCATTTGGGGTAGTACGATCGGTTTGTTAGTTGGCCCGTTCATCATTCCATTTGCGGGAATTATTCTTGGACCTTTTATAGGCGCAGTGGTAGCAGAGTTACTGATTCATCGAAAACCATTCAAGGAGTCTGTGCAAGTTGGAGTAGGATCTTTGCTCGGTTTTCTTGGTGGTGCAGTTATGAAAGGGGTTCTGCAAGCCATCATGATTACCGTATTTTTGGTCTATGTTTTGTAG
- a CDS encoding Na/Pi cotransporter family protein codes for MELNVQEMIFQFVGGLGIFLFGLKYMGDGLQRSAGDRLRDILDRFTTNPFMGVLAGIVVTILLQTSSGTTVLTVGLVNAGFMTLRQAIGVIMGANIGTTVTAFIIGIPIKDYALPIIFIGAALIFFVKNKKITYLGQIIFGFGGLFYGLELMSNGMKPLRTLQAFHDLTLSMSENPILGVVIGTVFTVIVQSSSATIGVLQSLFSQDAMSLQAAMPVLFGDNIGTTVTAVLASLGASVAARRAALTHVIFNLIGTTIFLIILSLYTPFISYLQGVLNLNSEMTIAFAHGIFNVSNTVIQFPFIALLAVLVTKIIPGDDSAIEYKPKHLDPVFIEQSTSVALGQAKEEVIRMSGFAYKGVQEASNYLTSKSQKSAEKTAQYEEAINNLDTKITDYLIQLSATSLSGDESTRHGMLMDSVRDIERIGDHMENIVELVDYQISNKVKMTDLAMKDLDEMFNLTLSALHEAFDSLDKWDVAKAQEVVKLEDKIDKMERTLRKQHILRLNEGECTGSAGIVFVDIISNLERIGDHAVNIAEAVIGEE; via the coding sequence ATGGAACTCAACGTTCAGGAGATGATCTTTCAGTTTGTGGGAGGTCTTGGTATTTTCCTGTTTGGACTAAAGTATATGGGAGATGGCCTTCAACGATCTGCAGGTGATCGATTAAGAGACATTCTTGATCGCTTTACGACGAACCCATTTATGGGTGTGCTAGCGGGGATAGTAGTTACTATCTTATTACAAACTAGCTCAGGCACTACAGTTCTTACAGTAGGATTGGTAAATGCAGGATTTATGACTCTAAGGCAAGCTATCGGAGTTATAATGGGTGCAAATATAGGAACAACTGTAACAGCATTCATTATTGGTATACCAATCAAAGATTACGCATTACCAATAATTTTCATCGGCGCAGCATTAATCTTCTTTGTTAAAAACAAAAAGATAACTTATCTTGGACAGATAATATTTGGTTTTGGTGGATTGTTCTATGGCTTAGAACTAATGAGTAATGGGATGAAACCTTTAAGAACTCTCCAGGCTTTCCATGACCTCACGCTTAGTATGAGTGAAAATCCAATACTAGGTGTAGTAATTGGTACTGTGTTTACTGTAATTGTTCAGAGTTCAAGTGCTACCATCGGTGTCCTTCAAAGTTTATTTTCCCAGGATGCAATGAGTCTTCAAGCGGCTATGCCGGTTTTATTTGGAGATAATATAGGTACGACTGTAACTGCAGTTCTAGCATCACTTGGTGCATCGGTAGCAGCTAGAAGAGCAGCGCTTACCCATGTTATTTTTAATTTAATTGGTACAACTATCTTTTTAATTATTTTGTCCCTATACACCCCTTTTATATCCTATCTTCAAGGTGTATTGAATTTAAATTCAGAAATGACAATAGCATTTGCACATGGTATTTTTAATGTATCTAATACTGTCATTCAGTTTCCTTTCATTGCTTTACTAGCTGTATTAGTTACAAAAATTATTCCTGGTGATGATTCAGCAATTGAATATAAACCTAAACATCTAGATCCTGTGTTCATTGAACAATCAACTTCAGTGGCACTTGGACAAGCGAAAGAAGAAGTAATACGAATGAGTGGATTTGCTTATAAAGGAGTTCAAGAGGCTTCTAACTATTTGACTTCTAAAAGTCAGAAGAGCGCAGAAAAAACCGCTCAGTATGAAGAAGCCATTAACAATTTAGATACTAAGATTACAGACTACCTTATTCAGCTATCCGCAACTTCCCTGTCAGGAGACGAGTCAACTCGACATGGTATGTTAATGGACTCTGTTCGTGATATCGAGCGTATTGGTGATCATATGGAGAATATCGTTGAATTGGTTGATTATCAAATCAGCAATAAAGTAAAAATGACTGACCTTGCAATGAAAGACCTTGATGAAATGTTTAATCTAACCCTTTCTGCACTTCATGAAGCCTTTGATTCACTTGATAAATGGGATGTAGCGAAGGCACAGGAAGTTGTGAAACTGGAAGATAAAATTGACAAAATGGAACGAACGCTTCGTAAACAGCATATCCTTCGCTTAAATGAAGGTGAATGTACTGGAAGTGCTGGAATCGTTTTTGTTGATATCATCAGTAACCTTGAGCGTATTGGTGATCATGCGGTAAATATCGCAGAAGCCGTTATTGGAGAAGAATAA
- the pstC gene encoding phosphate ABC transporter permease subunit PstC, whose product MQSSVRQMIKDKKEKNQSRAKFMEKLVPGLLLLCAIISVLTTLGIVFTLIVETVTFFSRVSIVEFFTNKDWYPFFGDNPDYGIWPLISGTLMITGIAMLVAIPLGLAAAIYLSEYASDSVRRIIKPILEVLAGIPTIVYGFFALTFVTPVLQNVIPSLPIFNALSPGIVVGIMIIPMIASLSEDAMSSVPNAIREGALGLGATRFEVAMKVVLPAALSGIIASFVLAISRAIGETMIVTVAGGATPKLTLDVTESIQTMTSYIVQVSLGDAGFGTTIYYSIYAVGMTLFLFTLIMNLIAQYISRKFREEY is encoded by the coding sequence ATGCAAAGCTCTGTTCGTCAGATGATTAAAGACAAAAAAGAGAAAAATCAATCACGAGCGAAGTTTATGGAGAAACTTGTACCGGGCTTATTGCTTTTATGTGCAATTATCTCTGTATTAACAACGCTTGGTATTGTTTTCACATTAATTGTAGAAACAGTTACGTTTTTTAGTCGAGTATCTATTGTTGAGTTCTTTACGAATAAAGATTGGTACCCGTTTTTTGGAGACAACCCGGATTATGGAATTTGGCCACTGATCTCTGGGACACTAATGATCACAGGTATCGCCATGCTTGTTGCTATTCCATTAGGATTAGCGGCAGCCATTTATTTGAGTGAATATGCAAGTGATAGTGTAAGAAGAATCATTAAACCGATTCTGGAAGTACTAGCAGGTATTCCTACGATTGTTTATGGTTTCTTTGCTCTAACTTTTGTTACACCTGTGCTACAAAATGTTATTCCGAGTCTCCCTATTTTTAACGCATTGAGTCCGGGTATCGTTGTGGGAATTATGATTATTCCTATGATTGCATCTCTCTCAGAGGATGCGATGAGCTCTGTACCGAACGCTATTCGGGAAGGTGCACTCGGACTTGGTGCTACACGATTTGAGGTTGCTATGAAAGTTGTTCTCCCAGCTGCATTATCAGGAATTATTGCTTCATTTGTTCTTGCAATTTCAAGAGCAATCGGTGAAACAATGATTGTAACAGTCGCTGGTGGAGCAACACCAAAACTTACATTAGATGTAACAGAGTCTATACAGACAATGACATCTTATATTGTGCAAGTAAGTCTTGGTGATGCTGGTTTTGGAACGACGATTTACTACAGTATTTATGCTGTTGGTATGACCCTCTTCCTATTCACACTTATCATGAACCTCATTGCACAATATATTTCTCGTAAATTCAGGGAGGAATACTAA
- a CDS encoding penicillin-binding protein 2 translates to MKAKKKKNHVPFRLNILFLSVFLLFSTLILRLGVIQIVNGEEYERVSEQTENVTAESTAPRGKMYDRFGRVLVDNNPQFALTYIRTQNTKQAEKLELAQKLAEYIEKDTEDVIDRDLKDYWIVTNPEKAKAKLTEKEWDEMESSEAYQLQIERITDKDLEEIKNNPQELEVAAIKRAMDTGYALSSQTIKIGLTEDEIAKVSENLGSLPGVEIQADATREYPYGDTLQTIFGRVGPIPKDELSYYGLRDYERNDKVGISYLEEEYEEYLKGQKEKQTYVTDKSGEPVGEPKVIEGQRGNDLVLSLDIDLQKEVEKILDEELNDARQYGATRGYVVMMDPNTGEILSFAGKEYNNGEFKDRTFGVIGDSYAMGSTVKGATVLTGYQYGVINPNTTLVDEVLYFKDEGKKSSYTANAMGRISDLVALQRSSNVYMWKIAMSMADYDYAPYESSGYDPAAYDELKESFSQFGLGVKTGIDLPGESSGLNGGISEFGKILDFAIGQYDTYTPMQMAQYTSTIANGGYRIEPHLLKEVHEPSEKDGLSDTILFQNTPEVLNKIKMSEEEVAHVQKGMWMVMNTENGTAGTHYPYFQSDDYQAAGKTGTAQIGDGYNLTLVGYAPYDNPEVAISVVVPEVNDSSSGSVNKKIGGRILDAYFELKDEAKKPIGYEEEEIE, encoded by the coding sequence GTGAAAGCTAAGAAAAAGAAAAATCATGTACCTTTTAGGCTAAATATATTATTTTTATCGGTTTTCCTTTTGTTTTCTACCTTAATTCTTCGACTGGGTGTTATTCAGATTGTAAATGGAGAAGAATACGAGCGTGTTTCTGAGCAAACGGAAAACGTGACTGCAGAGTCAACTGCACCTCGCGGGAAAATGTATGACCGTTTCGGACGAGTTCTTGTAGATAATAATCCGCAGTTTGCTCTTACATATATTCGAACACAGAATACAAAACAAGCTGAAAAGCTTGAACTAGCTCAAAAATTAGCTGAATATATTGAGAAAGATACTGAAGATGTTATAGATCGAGATTTAAAAGATTATTGGATTGTCACGAATCCAGAAAAAGCGAAGGCAAAGTTAACCGAAAAAGAATGGGATGAGATGGAGTCTAGTGAAGCTTATCAGCTACAAATTGAACGTATTACTGATAAAGATCTAGAAGAAATTAAAAACAATCCACAAGAGCTTGAAGTTGCTGCTATAAAAAGAGCAATGGACACTGGTTATGCTTTGTCGTCTCAGACAATTAAAATCGGTTTAACTGAAGATGAAATTGCTAAAGTGAGTGAAAATCTTGGTTCTTTACCAGGCGTAGAGATACAAGCAGACGCCACAAGAGAATATCCTTATGGAGATACCCTTCAAACCATTTTTGGGAGAGTTGGACCTATTCCTAAAGATGAATTGAGTTATTATGGATTAAGAGATTATGAGCGAAATGACAAAGTTGGCATTAGCTATCTTGAAGAAGAATACGAAGAGTACCTAAAAGGTCAAAAAGAAAAGCAAACTTACGTCACCGATAAATCAGGTGAGCCAGTAGGCGAGCCAAAAGTGATTGAAGGACAAAGAGGAAATGATTTGGTACTCTCATTAGACATTGATCTTCAAAAAGAAGTTGAGAAAATCCTTGATGAAGAGCTTAACGATGCGAGGCAATATGGAGCAACGAGAGGCTATGTTGTCATGATGGATCCAAATACCGGGGAAATCCTGTCTTTTGCAGGTAAAGAATATAATAATGGTGAGTTCAAAGATCGCACTTTTGGTGTGATTGGAGACTCTTATGCGATGGGATCAACAGTTAAAGGAGCAACGGTGTTAACAGGTTATCAGTATGGAGTAATTAATCCAAATACGACTCTTGTAGACGAAGTTTTATACTTTAAAGATGAAGGTAAAAAGTCATCTTATACGGCTAATGCGATGGGACGTATTTCAGACCTTGTTGCTTTACAAAGATCCTCAAACGTATATATGTGGAAAATTGCGATGAGCATGGCTGATTATGACTACGCTCCTTATGAAAGTAGTGGTTATGACCCGGCAGCTTATGATGAGCTAAAAGAATCATTCTCTCAGTTTGGTTTAGGAGTGAAAACAGGAATTGACTTGCCTGGCGAAAGTTCAGGGTTAAATGGTGGGATAAGTGAATTTGGTAAAATTCTTGATTTTGCGATTGGACAGTACGATACGTATACACCAATGCAAATGGCTCAATATACCTCTACAATTGCAAATGGAGGTTATCGTATTGAACCTCATCTATTAAAAGAAGTCCATGAACCTTCTGAAAAAGATGGTTTGTCTGATACGATTCTGTTCCAAAATACTCCAGAAGTGTTAAACAAAATTAAAATGAGTGAAGAAGAAGTGGCTCATGTCCAAAAGGGAATGTGGATGGTTATGAATACTGAAAATGGTACTGCAGGCACACACTATCCTTACTTCCAAAGTGATGACTATCAAGCAGCTGGAAAGACGGGGACAGCGCAGATTGGAGATGGGTATAATTTAACACTAGTTGGCTATGCCCCTTATGACAATCCTGAAGTTGCGATTTCGGTAGTTGTTCCCGAAGTGAATGATTCTTCTTCTGGTTCCGTGAACAAAAAAATAGGTGGTCGAATTCTAGATGCTTATTTTGAACTGAAAGATGAAGCTAAGAAACCAATTGGATATGAAGAAGAAGAAATTGAATAA